The following nucleotide sequence is from Thermoanaerobaculum aquaticum.
AGCTGTGAAAGCCCTGGGCAAAGAGCGCTCGGAGGGTAAAGGGCGTGAGGGCTGCGGCACCAATGAGAAAGATGAAAACCCTGAAGTACCAGGGAGCGTTCTGAGCAGAGCGTTTTTTTGGCACCACCTGGTTCACCTGCTTTTCCCCGGAAATTAGGGCGGCCACGGCAGCTACAGCTTCTTCCACACCGGCATCGAATCGGCCGGCGCGAAAGTGGGGCCGCACCAGGTTGTCCAGGATTCGCCGGCAGGTGGCGTCGGTGAGTACGGACTCCAGGCCGTAACCCACCTCCAGCCG
It contains:
- a CDS encoding TPM domain-containing protein → RLEVGYGLESVLTDATCRRILDNLVRPHFRAGRFDAGVEEAVAAVAALISGEKQVNQVVPKKRSAQNAPWYFRVFIFLIGAAALTPFTLRALFAQGFHSWYTWFVLLPFWTALTTVVQPHAGIVVGVLWLLGVPIVKVLVGHSSWGRRFRRRYPALAMFGSASPRGRGAFWSGGFSGGGGSFGGGGASSSW